Part of the Oncorhynchus masou masou isolate Uvic2021 unplaced genomic scaffold, UVic_Omas_1.1 unplaced_scaffold_7598, whole genome shotgun sequence genome is shown below.
gacacacagagtcacggacacacagacacacagagtcacggacacacagagtcatggacacacagagtcacggacacacagacacacagagtcacggacacacagagtcacggacacacagagtcacggacacgcaggcacacagacacacacaggcacacagactcacggacacacagactcaCGGACACACAAGttcctgcactgttggagctagaaacagatGAATTTTgctccactgttggagctagaaacagaaGCATTTTgctccactgttggagctagaaacagatGCATTTTgctccactgttggagctagaaacagatgcattttggtccactgttggagctagaaacagatGCATTTTgctccactgttggagctagaaacagatGCATTTTgctccactgttggagctagaaacagatGCATTTTGCTAAACTTTGTACACTACCGATGAACTTTGATTTGactcacggacacacacacacactcactcagtaTGTAGGTGGGAGGTCTTGAGAAGCCGAAAACAGGGGCTTGTACGAGCTGCAGCTCTGAGCCATCTGTAGAGACACAGAGCACaggtcactctctcacacacagagcacaggttacactctcacacacagagcacaggtcactctctcacacacagagcacaggttactctctcacacacagagcacaggttactctctcacacacagagcacaggttactctctcacacacagagcacaggttactctctcacacacagagcacaggtcactctctcacacacagagcacaggttactctctcacacacagagcacaggttactctctcacacacagaacacaggttactctctcacacacagagcacaggttactctctcacacacagagcacaggttactctctctctctctctgtctctctctctcactctctcctctctctctctctctctctctctctctctctttctctctctctctctctccacagatgGACTATATGAAACATCTCCATTGAAAGTGCTTTATGAGTCCAGCATTAACTCTTCATTGTGGGGAAACCAGcccatatcatcatcatcatcacacttaCTGCTACACGAAGAGACGAAAGTAGCAGTCCCAAACCCAGGAATGTaaaggagagaaggagcgatCTGGACAagtctgggaggaggaggagagagagtcacgGCCGAGAGGGGAGGAGAACCAGCACAACCTACAgagaacacacaaaaaaaaatattcagTTAGATATAATCaggtccatttaaaaaaaaaaaagccaagAACATCAATACCTAAACTAAAGGTTAAGCTTCATCACTTATTTTTTACAGCCACacgaaccccacggtcctttataccagtctctcagccacactacctcactgtagaggacctgaaccccacggtcctttataccagtctctcagccacactacctcactgtagaggaactgaaccccacggtcctttagaccagtctctcagccacactacctcactgtagaggaactgaaccccacagtcctttataccagtctctcagccacactacctcactgtagaggaactgaaccccacggtcctttagaccagtctctcagccacactacctcactgtagaggaactgaaccccacggtcctttataccagtctctcagccacactacctcactgtagaggaactgaaccccacggtcctttataccagtctctcagccacactacctcactgtagaggacctgaaccccacggtcctttttataccagtctctcagccacactacctcactgtagaggaactgaaccccacggtcctttagaccagtctctcagccacactacctcactgtagaggacctgaaccccacggtcctttagaccagtctctcagccacactacctcactgtagaggaactgaaccccacggtcctttataccagtctctcagccacactacctcactgtagaggaactgaaccccacggtcctttagaccagtctctcagccacactacctcactgtagaggacctgaaccccacggtcctttagaccagtctctcagccacactacctcactgtagaggacctgaaccccacggtcctttataccagtctctcagccacactacctcactgtagaggaactgAAGTAAAGACAGTCGGGGCCCGCGGCGAGGGTCCCcgcaccagaggcgccaccaaaATGGGGTGTGCCAGAGGTGGAtcggggtctacgtcccgcaccagagacGCCACTGCGGATAGAtccccacccagaccctcccctataggttcaggttttgcggccggagtccgcacctttgggtggggtactgtcacgtcctgaccttagagagactttttattttggtttggtcagagtGTGCACACTACAGGGataagagagagtgaaggagtgtACACTACAGGGataagagagagtgaaggagtgtACACTACAGGGataagagagagtgaaggagtgtACACTACAGGGATAAGCGAGAGTGAAGGAGTGTACACTACAGGGataagagagagtgaaggagtgtACACTACAGGGataagagagagtgaaggagtgtACACTACAGGGataagagagagtgaaggagtgtACACTACAGGGataagagagagtgaaggagtgtACACTACAGGGataagagagagtgaaggagtgtACACTACAGGGATAAGAGAGAAGGTAGAAACAGAGTTGGTTCTTACCTCTGATGGGAGAGTCTGTCtgagtctctctcttcctctgtccgtCCACaggctctgtcgctctcctcttcctccttctgtcCACaggctctgtcgctctcctcttcctccttccgtCCACAGGCTCTGTCGatcccctcttcctccttccgTCCACaggctctgtcgctctcctcttcctctgtccgtCCAC
Proteins encoded:
- the LOC135537380 gene encoding KH domain-containing protein 3-like, with product MGSTEPVDRRRKRRATEPVDGQRKRRATEPVDGRRKRGSTEPVDGRRKRRATEPVDRRRKRRATEPVDGQRKRETQTDSPIRGCAGSPPLSAVTLSPPPPRLVQIAPSLLYIPGFGTATFVSSCSNGSELQLVQAPVFGFSRPPTYILSECVCVSVSQIKVHR